The following proteins come from a genomic window of Bradysia coprophila strain Holo2 unplaced genomic scaffold, BU_Bcop_v1 contig_138, whole genome shotgun sequence:
- the LOC119073862 gene encoding cleavage stimulation factor subunit 1 → MQEVLESRNIIKSRETLYRLMISQLFYDSHHNLAVELSNIIRADPPCPPSDKLLHLTIDALQNEMPKENLNYNESFAGIDLEYETEGSCLAPEPSSYETAYVTSHKQACRSGAFSHDGQLVATGSVDASIKILDVDRMLAKSAPEDMDPSRIGDQQGHPVIRTLYDHTEEVAYLEFHPKEQILASASRDCTVKLFDISKASVKKAHKVFTDVVGVRCLSFHPTGDYMIVGTDHEVLRVYDINTSQCFVSAIASQQHTSSVTCVKYALTAKMYASGSLDGSIKLWDVVSGRCINTFSQAHEGAEVCSVTFSKNGKYLLSSGKDSLVKLWELSTSRCLIAYTGAGTTGKQEHNTQAVFNHTEDYILFPDEATTSLCSWNSRNASRLHLMSLGHNGPIRFIIHSPTHPAFLTCSDDFRARFWFRRTNAP, encoded by the exons ATGCAGGAGGTTCTTGAGTCaagaaatataattaaaaGCAGAGAAACTCTGTACCGGCTTATGATCAG TCAGCTGTTTTACGATTCGCATCACAATTTGGCCGTAGAGCTGTCAAATATAATACGAGCCGATCCGCCATGTCCACCCAGCGACAAATTGCTGCATCTCACAATTGATGCTCTCCAAAATGAAATGCCCAAAGAGAATCTAAACTACAATGAATCATTCGCCGGCATCGACCTGGAATACGAAACGGAAGGTTCATGTTTAGCACCTGAACCGTCATCCTATGAAACCGCCTACGTTACCTCACACAAGCAGGCTTGTCGTTCCGGGGCTTTCAGTCACGATGGTCAGCTCGTGGCGACTGGAAGTGTTGACGCTAGTATCAAA ATCTTGGATGTGGACAGAATGTTGGCTAAATCGGCTCCGGAAGACATGGACCCATCCCGAATTGGTGATCAGCAAGGACATCCAGTTATTCGTACGCTGTACGATCATACAGAAGAGGTTGCTTACTTGGAATTCCATCCGAAGGAACAAATTTTAGCTTCGGCATCGCGTGATTGTACCGTCAAATTGTTCGACATATCCAAGGCATCAGTGAAGAAAGCACACAAAGTGTTCACG GATGTCGTTGGTGTTCGATGCCTATCGTTCCATCCGACCGGTGACTACATGATTGTTGGCACCGATCACGAAGTATTGCGAGTCTATGATATCAACACTTCACAGTGCTTTGTGAGCGCGATTGCATCCCAGCAACACACTTCCAGCGTGACTTGTGTCAAGTATGCACTAACTGCTAAAATGTACGCTAGTGGAAGTTTGGATGGATCAATAAAGTTGTGGGACGTGGTCAGTGGTCGATGTATCAACACCTTTTCCCAAGCTCATGAAGGCGCTGAAGTCTGTTCAGttacattttctaaaaacGGAAAA TACCTCCTTTCCTCTGGTAAAGATTCGCTCGTCAAGCTCTGGGAATTAAGTACCAGCCGATGTCTTATTGCATACACTGGAGCCGGTACAACCGGCAAACAAGAACACAACACTCAAGCGGTTTTCAATCATACCGAAGACTACATTCTTTTCCCCGACGAAGCTACAACGTCACTTTGCTCATGGAACTCTCGGAACGCATCTCGATTACATTTGATGTCATTGGGCCATAATGGTCCCATACGATTTATCATTCATTCGCCCACTCATCCAGCATTCCTGACGTGTTCGGACGATTTTCGAGCTCGCTTTTGGTTCAGGCGAACGAATGCACCATAA
- the LOC119073904 gene encoding uncharacterized protein LOC119073904 has protein sequence MTSRHSSKRIRRSTNEPTEPANDSPDNHNISLIDSVNETSPSNNTANSTIESLKKGLTRNLNLATTVAKEIDEMEKRHLDEINRMKQAHQTDLNELRRRLCVCEKCHISNDVIRRCKGCMRTSKT, from the exons ATGACTTCCCGTCACTCATCTAAACGTATTCGACGTTCAACTAACGAACCAACCGAACCAGCTAACGATTCACCAGACAATCACAATATATCACTTATCGACTCTGTTAATGAAACGTCGCCATCTAACAATACCGCCAATTCAACTATCGAATCCTTGAAAAAGGGTCTAACCAGAAATCTTAATCTAGCTACAACAGTAGCAAAAGAAATCgatgaaatggaaaaaagacACCTCGATGAGATAAATCGCATGAAACAGGCGCATCAGACAGATTTGAACGAATTGCGACGAAGACTATGCGTCTGTGAAAAATGTCACATCAGTAATGATGTTATTCGTCGATGCAAAGGCTGCATGCGAACGAG CAAAACGTAA
- the LOC119073881 gene encoding ribonuclease H1, producing the protein MTSVFNLFVRSMPFYSVARGRLTGVFATWPQCEAQVKGFTSAIYKKFSTYDEAVKFVISKGGKLDHKIDGESIADGDSQKSSKQIASAVSTGSSNKRLNEDVSESKPSKKAKKDTGEIPVKRLNKYGKHSFLEDENGFVHVFTDGSCEGNGTEKAVAGLGVYFGEGHALNVAKPVSGRATNNCGEIQASTLAIQLAGDCGVTKLCINTDSQFLINSITKWMTGWKRNGWKLKSGQPVKNVIDFKSLDAVTAKYSIAIKWNYVKAHCGILGNERADALAKQGGEMYRNGLRS; encoded by the exons ATGACGTCCgtgttcaatttatttgtaagaTCAATGCCATTTTACAGCGTAGCGCGTGGAAGATTAACCGGTGTTTTTGCAACATG GCCACAATGCGAAGCTCAAGTAAAAGGATTTACATCGGCaatttataagaaatttaGTACTTATGACGAGGCTGTCAAATTCGTGATTAGCAAGGGAGGAAAACTTGACCACAAAATTGATGGTGAATCAATCGCCGATGGAGATAGTCAGAagtcaagtaaacaaattgCGTCTGCTGTTTCGACTGGATCATCAAACAAACGGTTGAACGAAGATGTCAGTGAAAGCAAGCCGAGTAAAAAAGCCAAAAAGGACACTGGCGAAATACCTGTGAAAAGACTGAACAAGTACGGAAAGCATAGCTTCTTAGAGGatgaaaatggatttgttcaTGTCTTCACCGATGGTTCGTGTGAAGGTAATGGAACAGAGAAGGCAGTTGCTGGATTAGGAGTTTACTTCGGAGAAGGTCATGCATT AAATGTGGCAAAACCAGTCAGTGGTAGAGCCACTAACAACTGCGGCGAAATACAAGCATCAACATTGGCAATTCAGTTGGCTGGTGATTGTGGTGTGACGAAACTCTGCATCAATACGGACTCACAATTTCTCATCAATTCCATAACTAAGTGGATGACCGGTTGGAAAAGGAACGGCTGGAAATTGAAGTCGGGTCAACCCGTTAAGAACGTAATCGATTTTAAGTCATTGGATGCTGTGACCGCCAAGTATTCAATCGCCATTAAATGG AATTACGTCAAAGCCCACTGCGGAATTTTGGGTAATGAACGTGCTGACGCACTAGCAAAACAAGGTGGTGAAATGTACAGAAATGGATTAAGGAGTTAG